Sequence from the Thermococcus sp. CX2 genome:
CTTCCTCAATTAGGGGGGAATAAACTTCCTCACCAAAACGCAGGTATGAGAGAACGCTACCATAACGCTGGCTCATTCCAAGGGTTTCTCCAATTCTAACGTTATAGCCTTCTTTCATCGCGGCGTTTCCAATTATGCGCGAGAGGGTCAATCCCCCCTGACCGCCCACGCCAGTGATGATAAGGTTGAACTCCATTTGGATCACCTAATGCTGTACTATCTTGACGTTTTTAAAGATTAAGCCTGGCAATGTTGACGGTCAAACAGTCCCAGCGCAGGAAAGCAGTAGAAAAGTGGCGGGACTCAACAAAAGGGGAGAAAAAATCAGGCCTCCATGCGGAGGCGCCTAATCACGAATTGTCTGTCGAGTGAAGCCAGGAAGCTGGCAAGTCTGGGACCGCGATCCTTACCGATGAAAACGTTGTAGAGCGCCTTGAACCACTCCTTGCTGTTTATGTTCCTCTTCTTAGCTACATCGAAGATGACGTTGTTAAGCTCGTCGACGGTGAACTCCTCGTGGGCTTCGAGCCATGCCGCGACTTCCTCCATCGCTTCAAGGATATCCTGGTTAAGCTCAAGCTCGGGGACTTTTTTGAGGATTGAGAACTTAACGTTCTCCGGCGCGTACTTCTCGACCCAGTTCTTGGCCAAGCGGATTCTGAGTCTAATTCTCTCGAGATCTTCCTCGGTGAGCCTATCTGGGAGGTGGCCCTGCTTCTTGAGGACCTCGATGATGCCGTTTTCGTCGAGATGTGGCATTTGAACGAGGTTAACGAGGAACCTGAACGGTGCCTGCGCGACCAGCCTCTCGGGAACCTTCGGCATCGAAAGCTCGTAAGTTCTCTTTAGCTCCTCTTCTTCCTCAGGATTCTTGGCCTTCTCAAGGCCGAAGTAGATGCGCTCAACCTTGTCGAACTCGTCGTAGAGGTTGAGCAGACCGAGGCCAAGGTCTATCTTGAGCTCCTTGTTGGGTCTGTGCTTGGCGTAGATGAAGCGAATTATTCCTGGCTCGAGCACCTCGTAGAGGTCGCTAAGGAGGATAACGTTGCCCTTGCTTCCACTCATCTTGCCCTTCTGACCCTTTATGCCCACGAACTCGTACATGAGCGTTAGGGGGGCAGGCTTTCCGAAGACCTTCTCCACTATTTCGCTGCCCGTGTCGTAGGAGCTCCCAGCCGCAAGGTGATCCTTCCCAGCGGGCTCGAAATCAACGCCAAAGTGGGCCCAGCGCATCGGCCAGTCAACGCGCCAGCGGAGCTTGACGTTGCCCTCGCGGATGTCCGTTTCTCCCTCGCTTCCGCAGTGGGAACACCTGTAGGCTACCTTCCACTCGCCGTCCCAGGAGATGAACTCCGCCTCGCGCCTGCACTTCGGGCAGTAGACCATAACGGGCTGCCAGTCCTCTTCGAGGGGCGGCTGCTTGGCCCTCTCGCGGTACTTGTCGAGTATGGCCTTTATCTCGCCGCGCTTTTCAAGGGCCAGGCGTATGTCCTCGGCGTACTCGCCGGACTTGTAGAGGTCGCTGGCGTATAGGAAATCCACCTCGATGCCCAGCCTGGCCACCTCTTCCTCGAAGAGGCTCATGAAGTGCTCGGCGTAGCTGTCGTGGCAGCCCCAGGGGTCTGGAACCTCACGGACAGGCATGGTGAGGTATTCCTTCCACTCGCTCGGAACGTTCTTGGGAACCTTCCTAAAGCGGTCGTAGTCGTCCCACATGTGAATGTGTCTGACCTTCTTCCCCCTGTCCCTGAGGGCATGACCGACAATGTAGGCGGTGAAAAACTCCCTGAAGTTGCCTATGTGAACGTAACCGCTCGGGGTTATGCCGCTCTCTACCACGTACTCCTCCTTATCTCCCATCTCTTGGATAATCTTTTCAGCCATGTAGTCAGCCCAGTGCACCATTTTCTTCACCCGAGGTAGCTTGGTGGAGGGGCTTTTAAGTTTAAGCTCGCCAGATAATAACAACTTCTAGACGGAAAAATTTAAAAGCTTTGGTGGTAAACAACTTTGGGACGTAAAAATAATGGAGGGGTCTTTAGATGGAGTTTGAGCTGGAACGAATGCAGGTTTTCTTTCCGGCCTCGCTGGAGATACAGGAAGAACTGCTCAAAGCAGGATTCAAGGTGCCCTACGATAAAGAGAGCGGCATAAGAACGCCCCTTCCTGTTGCGTCGGCTTTTTCCATGGGAAGAAAGATCAGGAAGTCTAGGCTCCTCATGGCGAAGGAGTTTCCTGGGAGTGGAAAGTTCGTGGAGCTTCCGCCCGAGAGGAGTATCTTAGGGGCGGACGTCAACGAAAAGGGCTTTGTCAGGATGACGGTAAAGCCGCTCGAATACCATCTGGAGGACATGGGCTTCGTCTCAGTGCCCCCTAGAGTATGGGGAACGTGGGCAAGCTTTTCAATGCCGTTCTCAGCCTACGAGGAGCTCATGGAGTTTCTGGGGGAGCTCAAGGGTGAGGAGCCGAAAGGGTTCTACCTGGCGTCAAAGGGTTCAGGAAGGAGAATAGAAGTCTACGCCTACAAGGGGAGAAGCCGAAAAGACATCGGAATTCCCGTCTTCGGCTACGCCCTCGGCCTCCACGGGCTAACCCTGGCGGAGGAGTATCTCCGAGAGAAGGCAGAAGAAAACGGCGTGGATTCCGAGAGACTGCGTTATCTGAAGCTTGGCCTCAGAAAGAGGAAGGAAACGAGGGCAGGTCTGAAAGTCGGAATAGTCTGGGAGGACGGGAAGCCCGTGGAGATAACGATGAAACTCTCGACGACCGCGCCCCGAGTCAGGATTCAGGGACTCTACGGCGAGCTGGTAGGAAAATCTAGAGGAGAGCTTGTTAAAACTGATGAGTGGTACTTTGTGGTGCACGCGAGCGACCTATATTGGGGTCTCAGGAGAGTCCGCTCGGCTTTCGGCAGCTAGCTAAAAACACTAAGGCATTGAGCGAAAAGCATATTAACATTCTTTCATTTTTAACTTCAGGTGGAATCAAATGGCCTCGTGGCCCATCTACACAATAATCGCCGCGACGTTTATACTCGCCGCGATATGGCTAACACGGCATCTCGGAGAAGACTACGCATGGATAAATAGGAAAATCATCCACTTCAGCATCGTTCCAGCTGTTCTGATGTACTACCAGGGCTTGATCCCGAAGGAAGTCTTTAGCGCCGCAGCCTTTATCTTCGGCGCCTTTCAGCTCTGGCCGCACCTGAAGAACAGTGAGTTTTCGTGGTACCAAATCAAGCACAACTACGGGGAGGTCTTCTTCGCATTCTCCGCTTCAGCTGTTGCGTTTTTCCTGCCCAAAGAGTATGCAACGGCCCTGCTTTTGGCCATGGCAGTAAGTGATGGGGTTACAGGAATCATCAGGCATTACTATTTCAAACGGCATGGTTTCAACGTTAAACTCAAGAAGCACTGGACCGGAAGCCTCGGCTACGTAGTAACTGCCGCGATAATAGCCTTCGCACTGCTCGATGCGGGAACAATAATGAAAATAGCGTGGGCGGGAATTCTGATGCTTGCAGAGTACCAGCCCTACGTGGATGACAACTTGGCCGTTCCACTCGTGGGAAGCGTCCTCTTTTTAGCGTTTTAGCTCGCCCACCTGACCTTCAGACTGTCCTTCTTTACCTTTTTGAACTCCTCGACGAGGGCCTTTCCGGTTCTATCCATGAAGCCATCGACATCGTTGATTCCAATCTCCTTTAGGCCGATGGCATCGACGCCCTTGGGGATCCCCTTCGCCTCGACGTTGATGCCGATGTGAATCTTGATGCTGACAGGTGAAACCGTGGCTATAGAGATGCTGAGCTTCTTACCGTTCACGTAGATGTCATCACCTTTCCTAACGGTTTTGATGCCGTAATCACCAAGAACCTCGCATAGCTTGGCTATGAAGAGCTTCTGAAGTGTTGAGGCCAAGAGGACGTTGGGAAAGTCAAAAACCTCAATGATGTAGTGCACCATGTCGTCGCTCCTGATCTCTTTCTTTGCCCTTAAATCTTCAATGTCTATCATCTCCTCGACCTTGACGTCGCACTTCCCCCTGAAGACGACGAGTGAGTTGCCAAGTATTCCAAAGTTCCTGTAGGCCCAGTGGCTCTGGATTGCAGAGCCGTCGTAGTCAATACGCTTGTCCTTAACTATGAGCAGCTCCATCACGAACCCTCCAGCAGTTTTTTCAGCTCGTCAAAACCCTCAACATCCACCCACATATGGATGAAATCAACGTTATGAACCTTTAAAAGGATTTTATCGGCATAGAGTGTTCTGTCGTCTATGCAGATCACTCCCTCGATTTCGTGGCCAATCGATGGGAGCTCTTTTGGGAAAAGAAAGTAGCCCCACAACCCGAGGCCCTCGAGAACAGGCAGGACTTTTTCTTCGAGGTTCCAGCTGGCTATACTCAGAATAAAGCGCTCGCTCATTCGAGAAAATCACGGATACCAGGAAAAAGGTGGAGTTCTTCACATGGGCATCAATGAGATAATCACCATAGAACTCGCAGGGCGGAGTCAGAAGGGAGGCATCCCCACGATCCTGTAGCCGAGGTTAGAATCCACAGGCAAGTTTTAATGATTGCAACTGAAGTGCACAGAAGCACGAGAAGTTAAGGGCTTTGAGGACCGTGCATAGGCGGATTGACCTATCAAATGCCCAGCCCTCCTTTCGAGGGCAGAAACCTCGGGCTGTTGGGAGCGGCAGGCTGAACGGGTCGGTTTCCCTTCCCGCTTACACCCCCGCCCCATCAAACGGGTCTTCTTCCCGAGCCCTCGTCCCAGGCAAAGGACCGGTCGCCCGACCCCCTGCGCCTGGGAGTGGCCGCCTATTTTCGGGGACCGCTTCGGCCTTAGATGCTTTCAGGCCTTATCGGACGCGGCGTAGCTGCCCGGCTATGCCCTGTAGGACAACCGGTAGACCAGAGGCCGCGGCTCCCTGTTCCTCTCGTACTGGGGGAGCCTTCCCCTCAGGCGGCCAACACCTCCGGTAGATAGCATCCGACCTGTCTCACGACGGTCTAAACCCAGCTCACGTTCCCCTTTAATGGGTGAACACCCCCACCCTTGGCCCCTGCTGCAGGGCCAGGATGGGAAGAGCCGACAGCGAGGTAGCAAGCCTCGGGGTCGATATGGGCTCTCGCCCGAGACGACTCTGTTATCCCCAGGGTAGCTTTTCTGTCATCCCTGGCCCCCACCGGGGAGGCACAGGGGTTCGCTAGGCCACGCTTTCGCGGCTGGACCCGCCTCTGTTACGGGTCCAGTCAGGCCGGCTTTTGCCCTTGCACTCTACGGCGGATTCCTGACCCGCCTGAGCCGACCTTAGGGCACCCTCGATACCTTTTCGAGGGTGTGCCGCCCCAGCCAAACTGCCCACCTACCGCTGTCCCCCCATCGGGGGTTAGCCGTACGGCAGAGGGTGGGCGGTGTCTCATGGACGGCTCCACCCGCCCCGGAGGACGGGCTTCGACGCCTCCCGCCTACGCTGCGCACCCCCCGCCGTACGGCAACGGCAGGCTGCAGTAAAGCTCCATGGGGTCTTCGCTTCCCACCGGAGGTCCCAGGCATATGCGCCTGGCAGTGGTTTCGCCGGGCCCCAGCCGGGGACAGTGGGGACCTCGTTACGCCATTCATGCAGGTCGGCATTTAACCGACAAGGAATTTCGCTACCTTAAGAGGGTTATAGTTACCCCCGCCGTTTACCGGTGCTTCACCCGGTTGGACCCGGGCTTCACATACCGGCACTGGGCAGGCGTCGGCCCCAGTACAAACCCTTTCGGGCTAGCTGGGACCTGTGTTTTTACTAAACAGTCGGGCCCCCCTAGTCACTGCGACCTGCGGGTTACGCACCCGCAGGCACCCCTTCTCCCGAAGTTACGGGGCCAATTTGCCGAGTTCCCTCGGCTGGGTTTCCCCCGACACGCCTTAGGCTTCTCACCCAGGGGCACCAGTGTCGGTTCTCGGTACGGTCGCGGTGGATCGTTCCCAGAGGGCTTTTCACGGGCCCCAGGGATCGGCGGAACCCCCCTTACGGGAGGCCATTCGCGCTTTCACCCGGTTCTCACCATTACGGTACTCCCCGGGCTTATACGCTTAGCCGGCCTTGTGGACCGGTCCGCCTACCCCGAGGCGTCACCCTCTGGGCTTGCGTTGCCGCACCTACCACCGCGGTACGGGAATATAAACCCGTTTCCCTTTCGCCAGCTCCGAGTTACGGGCTGGCTTAGGACCGACTAACCCACGGCTGACGATCATTGCCGTGGAACCCTGGCCCCTTCGGCGGCCGGGATTCTCACCCGGCTATGCTGCTACTCCCGGCAGGATCCACAATACCGACGGGTCCACTGGACCTTACGGCCCAGCTTCCACCCCATCGGCACGCCCGCCTACCCGATCACGGACCAATCGGTCCGTGCGCCGGGGTCTCGGCGGCCGGCTTAAGCCCCGTCCATTTTCGGGGCCCCTGACCTCGACGGGTGAGCTGTTACGCACTCTTTAAAGGATGGCTGCTTCTAAGCCTACCTCCCCGCTGTCTAAGGCCAGGGACACCCTTTGGAGTAACACTTAGCCGGCACTTAGGGGCCTTAACCCCGGTCTGGGTTGTTCCCCTCTCGGGTGACGGCTTACACCGCCCCCCTACTCCGGCCATCTACGGCGGTGGTGGGTTCGGAGTTTGACAGGGAGCCGGGGGATTTCTCCCCCTAAACCCCCAATCAGTGCTCTACCCCACCACCTACCTCCGGCCGGGCTATCCTGAGGGATAATTCGGCGGGAACCAGCTATCGCCGGCCTCGATTGGCCTTTCACCCCTAGCCCGAGGTCACGGGAGCGA
This genomic interval carries:
- the lysS gene encoding lysine--tRNA ligase; translation: MVHWADYMAEKIIQEMGDKEEYVVESGITPSGYVHIGNFREFFTAYIVGHALRDRGKKVRHIHMWDDYDRFRKVPKNVPSEWKEYLTMPVREVPDPWGCHDSYAEHFMSLFEEEVARLGIEVDFLYASDLYKSGEYAEDIRLALEKRGEIKAILDKYRERAKQPPLEEDWQPVMVYCPKCRREAEFISWDGEWKVAYRCSHCGSEGETDIREGNVKLRWRVDWPMRWAHFGVDFEPAGKDHLAAGSSYDTGSEIVEKVFGKPAPLTLMYEFVGIKGQKGKMSGSKGNVILLSDLYEVLEPGIIRFIYAKHRPNKELKIDLGLGLLNLYDEFDKVERIYFGLEKAKNPEEEEELKRTYELSMPKVPERLVAQAPFRFLVNLVQMPHLDENGIIEVLKKQGHLPDRLTEEDLERIRLRIRLAKNWVEKYAPENVKFSILKKVPELELNQDILEAMEEVAAWLEAHEEFTVDELNNVIFDVAKKRNINSKEWFKALYNVFIGKDRGPRLASFLASLDRQFVIRRLRMEA
- a CDS encoding PhoI; this encodes MEFELERMQVFFPASLEIQEELLKAGFKVPYDKESGIRTPLPVASAFSMGRKIRKSRLLMAKEFPGSGKFVELPPERSILGADVNEKGFVRMTVKPLEYHLEDMGFVSVPPRVWGTWASFSMPFSAYEELMEFLGELKGEEPKGFYLASKGSGRRIEVYAYKGRSRKDIGIPVFGYALGLHGLTLAEEYLREKAEENGVDSERLRYLKLGLRKRKETRAGLKVGIVWEDGKPVEITMKLSTTAPRVRIQGLYGELVGKSRGELVKTDEWYFVVHASDLYWGLRRVRSAFGS
- a CDS encoding DUF366 family protein, with the protein product MELLIVKDKRIDYDGSAIQSHWAYRNFGILGNSLVVFRGKCDVKVEEMIDIEDLRAKKEIRSDDMVHYIIEVFDFPNVLLASTLQKLFIAKLCEVLGDYGIKTVRKGDDIYVNGKKLSISIATVSPVSIKIHIGINVEAKGIPKGVDAIGLKEIGINDVDGFMDRTGKALVEEFKKVKKDSLKVRWAS